A genome region from Choloepus didactylus isolate mChoDid1 chromosome 12, mChoDid1.pri, whole genome shotgun sequence includes the following:
- the LOC119507406 gene encoding 60S ribosomal protein L36-like, translated as MALRYPMAVGLNKGHKVTKNVSKPRHSRRCGHLTKHTKFMRDMIHEVCGFAPYEQHATELLKVSKDKRALKFIKKRVRTHIHAKRKREELSNVLAAMRKAAAKKD; from the coding sequence ATGGCTCTGCGCTACCCCATGGCGGTGGGCCTCAACAAGGGCCATAAGGTGACCAAGAACGTGAGCAAGCCGAGGCACAGTCGCCGCTGCGGGCACCTCACCAAGCACACCAAGTTCATGCGGGACATGATCCATGAGGTGTGTGGCTTCGCCCCCTACGAGCAGCACGCCACGGAGCTGCTCAAGGTCTCCAAGGATAAGCGGGCCCTCAAGTTCATCAAGAAAAGGGTGAGGACACACATCCATgccaagaggaagagagaggagctgaGTAACGTCCTGGCTGCCATGAGGAAAGCAGCTGCCAAGAAAGACTAA